From the Argentina anserina chromosome 3, drPotAnse1.1, whole genome shotgun sequence genome, the window actgtatccagtgaccatctggtacgcactaaactcttggcaagttgtgggtttgaaacgaataagtgtcgctgcatgcaacatcattacatatccccatgcaaaaatcggcaggttagtacccataaccaagtccaaGCTCTGcgagatcgtgcagtgaatgaacatgaggaataatatgttcaacgacgatcccagtagacatgaaaaacgaaatcatcaaagtcgtgggggTGAActttccaacggtatccattcaaatagatttgagaggataggaagggtggtgagcccttaggatgatgatcatagctaaaaactttagcgaatgcagcgtttcttgtggaaagcaaagcgacgtgtgaccaacgcgtcgatgctcttaacctataccataaaaataccaaaaaatgtatgtattcggttggatagggtccactaatgtcaccttaaatactttgtaagaatagaatgttctcggttggagccttagcaaataaggacttccttgatatctagcaaaagaacaagctttgcaaaatgagcgattggcataagagattgtcatggaggcattagaagacacgggaggcatcacaagctcttgtgaaggaggggatgccgccaccgacggccttaatgtcatggagccgccgaaataggcaggctcggcctcaccgtgtggagcatgggtgaggtggtcctccaatcgcttcgtgaacatgaaaaatagatgataatgtgaatttcaaagaactcgaatcataatatctttttcaaaatgaccaaaaatgatcatgtcaaaaccgagaagacagtaaaaccgaacccatgattcaaagaatcttgagttacataaagctactgctgcaggcaagcaaaacgatgtctgcaggctaacaaagctactgtcaaagcttgaaaaagatactgtcaatgaaatctgacagatttattcatctccattcttaacacaaatatcaagatgaaaatccatcattggcatgaatggcctttaaaacttagcaaggcacgaagatatacaacacaatctccgcacgagatccgtaaaacaactacctgcgccgtatgacagtgtgggtggttacgcaattagcaagacactcgatttcacggcggacattctcaaaatgaagattaagagagtcaacaacgcggtgaacttctctacacaatacgccgtaggatattgtaagagaggggattgaaacaaatggcaatcccatcgaatgtatcacatggcaatagaactacattcttcaactcaagagttggaaaaacatggtattggagcagttgaataccaaacaatttgggtggtaaaaaccatccaattggtgcgggtggtcaccaataataataaaatcatttgagttatgaaacgacttggagaaaaccggaaaaccatgtcaaattcaCTCAAAACCGGATGaattttggactaggaaaacatggcagcaagaactgctgagatatgtcagaaaaatgatgagaaacgacgaaaaaaaacGTCTGAAAAATtcgtcggaagccggcggcaccgattgccggaaatccgTCCGGCAGTGGCCGGACCtagccggtatggaggccataacttcaggtccgacagggaacgccgtccggaaccggatggcggttccggaaacgccggaatatggctggaaggcggcgaatacgccggtaaaacgtcaaaaaacgttccggaaacgccgaaacaataaccgggaaaaacgacgtcaattttgacgttctgaggtccgttttccaaatttcaaaatccaaaatcacaatgtagtgctattggggtcccatgtaacccaaaagcggccaattaaaaaaccacgtgagttgcaaacgttgaccatgcatgctaagccaatgcaaataaaattctcacgagtccaagaaagatgagaaattttatagaatatgccaatatttaatacaacacaaccaaatttccaattccaatagacgacttaagctaaagtcgaacaagaaacatgacaatgccaacgtcatacttgaaaaatagtaagcagaaaacatagtcaaaatagattgactaatcaaaagtccgtagcaacaaaatcttgcatatcggatcgggcggagccttagcctgaggctcaaaaatgtttgcttacttgagaatggaagaatgttacttttccatctccaaaattccctcaagaaatagatacatgtgccaaaaatggcatgcgtttcttggatgtggagtatgcatcaaggtcaactctgataatacaacgtcatagacgttcattaaatcactttaagtgtgtcccatagaattctttatttttgggatcttttgtcagcaaatagtgctgcatcagagtaatgaatcaactcaaataaatgagtacgtagaccttgggattatcgtttatagacatgagtttaagaaaactcaaacattcaaataacagtcgcgatgacgacgcatccataagaaacgagggttgtataggtttcgaataatcgaaatattcaagtatgtaaccggaattagaagggttgtgatgtatatggtcacaaaataatcgatgcatatcggcgattctcatgatcgcacccaaaatagcggtgcactcaggcgaccacacgaaatcgatatcttcctttttaaataataacgtgactcccccaggactgtcacacgaaaaacgtcgaccaagaggggaatcatatccctctttggtctaatcggcgttataagaaaggccggaaaagaagacatgaaaaaggctaatagtgcccgataatttatatatatatcttcaaaagcagcaactttaagaaaaacatacttgttggtctgccaaatagaccgcatataagtaaattgctctgcaaatcgatcgtcatgcatgaagttgcttgttgaattccttttcgatcttcgtccgatgacataaaatcttgggagggtacgatcaaaatcgtatgtagatgacaaaagtatcatccatctcggcatgaatgtcatcaccatagtacgacgagtgatcacttttcctatgcaagcacgtgaaacatagttagaaaacgaaaacgtgcaaataaacgatttaataagcaataggaaaataaaaaggaaaaaagagaaatagtttaaaggccccaaagggtagagaagacgggagtagcttctcttgagcgaagagtttgcttgtgcagttcgcgttcattgcgtatatatgcgggaggagcaattttgaatcctctgatgcggggtttttcggggcaaaaagatgtttttgcagagcgaatgcggaggataccctgcggggctgcggaggctgcgtgcaggggcaacaggggggtcgcaggggcagcaggggccGCAGGGCAGaatctgcgtgcggggctggctgtgtgcggggctgcatgcgggggcagcatgggcagggcagcgtgcgtgcgtgcagggctgcgttgcgggggctgcagggcagggcagcgtgtggggctgcgcgcggggctgcaggggcagcatgcaggggctgtgcgcggggctgcgggggtagcagcgggggggggctgcaacaaacggcgagcaggggctgTGCCGACGAGGAGCGCcgacgaggagatgccggaggccggagacgacggcggccggcggtggagagaaaaaatttctagggctctaaaagttcagggttttagggcaacgtgctgataacgtgtttcaggatgaaataattgtgtattattgaatgatatgggggcctatatataggcattacaaaaccacaatcccgtaggattcggagtcctaatttATTACGGAGATTaagagcaattttgaatcctctggtgcggggtttttcggggcaaaaagatgtttttgcggagcgaatgcggaggataccctgcggggctgcggagactgcgtgcaggggcaacaggggggtcgcaggggcaaCAGGGGCCGCAGGGCAGaatctgcgtgcggggctggctgcgtgcggggctgcaggggcagcatgcaggggctgcgcgcggggctgcgggggtgcAGCGGGGGGGGCTGCAACAAacggcgagcaggggctgtgccgacgaggagatgccggaggccggagacagcggcggccggcggtggagagaaaaaatttctagggctctaaaagttcagggttttagggcaacgtgctgataacgtgtttcatgatgaaataattgtgtattattgaatgatatgagggcctatatataggcattacaaaaccacaatcccgtaggatttggagtcctaatctattacggagatgctaatatatctcctaacaggaaacctattaggctaagacacacataaggatagaatagtaattctcccggaacaagtATGTCGTTATGACGTGATTTAACTTCATTTTCAATTGAAAATTTGACGAAGGAGCTAACTTCCAAATTCCAAAAAATGGTGCATGATTAAAAACCAGGGCATCTTTTAATTTAACTTAAATCCCAATTAAGTGCGTGTCTATCCTAGTCCCTTTCTTAGAAAAGATAACCTTCATTCCATCCAAGTTGCAATTTGATTATTAACGGGGATGAGCAAAATTGACAAAATGCAAAACATTCGTCAAATTCATCGCATCAATTTCTGGAATTAGACCACGTTTAATTAGATTCGATGATGATGTCCAAAATTGTTTCAATATCAATCCCTTTAGACCAAATCAGTGCGTAAATTGTTTATGTTTCTAAAAACATCATGTGCCGGCCATAACTGTCCAAGTTACACCACGACCTTGCCACTATCATTCATTATGTGACCTATATGTTTTAGCAATGAAAACAATACTGAATGAAGCAGACTCGTTAATTTGGCAAACTTAGATCGATGAGTAAACAATATCCGAtgataaatgattttaaaaacaGGTAGCCATTAAAAGGCTACTTCAAATAGGTTAgagcaaaacgaaatcatagTCAACGAGTTCGGATCGTTACATATTGAACCATTTGAACCCTAAGATGAGCGATTATTGTCTCATTGTCTATAGTCAGACGGATCCAAAAAGGCAAAATTCTCAATCTTGTAGATTGATTGATTTCGTCACTAATTAGCAGAAGAGGTCTAATCGACAATGTTGTCATATAACCAGCAAGTCGAACCATCTCGTCCCAAACTAAATTTGTTTACCAATTAAAAGGAACTTACAACACTTTGTATGACCGTGTTCGGACGCGCGTGAGGAATCGCTGGCGCAAGTAGATATGGGCCTAGATTTTTGGCTTATCAACCATTCAGGCCCAACTATTTTAGAAAGACACTAATTGGGATTAGCCTCGCTTCATTTTAGCCTGGCTATTGCTACTCTGGCCTTTGCATGATTGAAAGTTCGTTGACTTTGTTCATTGGTATGCATATTTTCCTGTGATTCTCGAAGATGGTAGAAATTAGGGAAGCCATACCCATTTCAGACCAATCAACATTGATGTTAACTGGTTGATCATTACATTATCTTAGCTCTACATGTCAACTAATTACGTGCACATTGGCTGTGAAGAATAATATGAGAATTAAAAGAGTTTTCTTGAAACCGAACTAAACCTCGTTCAATTATTGAAAAAGAGACCATCCACCTACAAAATCACTGACttttcttattaggaaatctCTTAGAAGTTGATCATGTTAAAGTCTTGTACCCATGcgtataaaaaagaagaagtctTGTACCCATGcgtataaaaaagaagaagtctTGTACCCATgcgtataaaaaaaaagtcttgtGCCCATGGCACCATATAGTATATTCCAAAACCATTTATGCCAGTCCTCTAAGTATAAATGTATAATGTATCTCATGAAACTTGGTCGTATTGATCACACCTAGTCCTCTAAATTAATCTCATGGGAGCACTTCTACTACAGACCACTGACTTGCAAACTCAATACGAACTTTTAAAATACACCGTCACATCAATTCACCGTTAAATATATTAGATAGCTCAATAGATGATCTTACCCAATcatgtcttttattttcttcttctgcctctcctccttcacataaattcctctctctctctctctctgatgtCATCCATATTTGTAAATCCAAAAATCCCATAATAGAGAAACAGAGAGGAAACTTGATTAAACCGATCGAAACCCATAAAACGATGGAGATAGAGAAGGCAGTAGAGATGAAAGACAAATCTCCAACTTGGTTAAACCGAGTAGTTGAAGATGAAGTTGATCGATCTTTCTGTTCTCTTATGATCTTATCCATTAGATAAACTTGCAAACtaaatataaatcaaataatggtttctaaattaaataaataagtgTTGCACGTATcgttataatttataaatcttATGTATGGATCAATTAGAgttaatttttgtttataattattttaggCAGAGTTTTATATGCTCAATAAActcaatcgatcattcaaaGAGTGGATGAGATTTGCTGAAGTACGTCGTTGCTAGGATGCCCACAATCAGATGAAGGATGGTGGgaggcagagagagagagagagagaggaatttCTGTGAAGGAGGAGAGGCACAGAAGAAGAAAGTAAACGACATGATTGAGTAAGGTCAGATCTATTGAGCTATCTAATATATGTAGCATTGAATTGATCTGACAATGTATTTTAAAGGTCCGTATTGAGTCCGCAAGTTAGTGGTCCGCAATAGAAGCCCTCCCTTAATTTCATTGTTGACAAAGTTTTTGTTGTCTACATTGTTAGTATGAACGCATGCCTCTGTTGAAAGGTCTTTCATCCATTTTAACCTAGTCACGGTTCTCACATTGTATGTAGATACATTACTCAAACAAACCAAATTCCTTAGGTATGTTTTGAAGAATCAGACAATTTCACAAAAATTGGTTTGAGAGGCAGATAACTGGTTTAACTTGATAAGCAAGTAATAGTTGAGGTTACCAAATTTAGGACaagtaagaagaagaagaactgaAGAAGAGCAGCAGCCGCCCCCGCGAACGATTGCTTTTCGTACGGAGAGAGTCCCAAGATTTGGTTATTGTGTCTCATGGTTTGGTACGAGAGAGGGATACGTTGTTTCTTCAACCTCTCACTTGGCAATGAGGTTCAGTTCTCCACAATATAACGAAGATGCCATTATAGGTATCGCAGCGACGGCTAGGATGAATTGTCAACTGAGGTATGACATAAGACCGTGAATTAAAAAGAAACTAGAACCACTCTACCTAGGATGATTGTGCGAATCTCATTGAGCATTTGAGCACAATTTACTTGCCAATGAAGTGACTGTGATTATTTGATGTGACATATCTCTCGTTATTGGAAATGAACTACTATGCAACACCCCGAACAATGACATGAGCAAGCATGATAGCATAACTTAGTAATAGGGATGGTAGTCCCACATCGTGGAGCAACAACATGTAGATTATTACGAAACTATAATTGAGTCTCAATTACCGTCACATATTACTTAGTCTCAACCGTAAAGTACCTTATAATTATACATTATACCGTGAAACTTTAAGTATTATGTGCGTTTTCCTAAATAGCATCAGTTCACTGTGAGAGATTTAAATAAGCTCATGAACGTCCAATTAGTGCATCGGTTGGTCCTTCAGGCATGTTTTAAATACAATAATATTATCCATGTGATCTTTAGCTCTTCTTTTGCTGTACGAAAAAATTATCACacattatatatcattttcaTAAACTActgtaatgttttttttttggtcaagaaACTACTGTAATGTTATGTCATCTTTTAAAAAAGTAGCGGCGGTAGTGCAAATAAAAACAGATAAGCACAAACCGACAACACTTGCAATCCGACCTCGCAAGTCAAACTTTGTACATTTTCGTAATTAACTGCATATCAAAGGGTCAAATTTCCCTTCCATCAGTcaactcaaatcccccaaCTCTTTGACTACAAGCCTTATCACCGCCCATATATCTTACAAACTCAACTCCTCTGTTTCACCCTGTTTCACATCCCCCCTGCTTCTCCACCATGAGCACCCTCCTCCTCATCTTCCTCATCCTCCTCTCTCTCCACCCACTCTCCGCCGTCGATTTCATCTTCAATGGCTTCAACTCCTCCTCCGACCTCCTCTTCTTCGGCAACGCCACCGTCTCCTCTCAAATCCTCACTCTCACAAACGCCACCAGCTTCTCCATCGGCCGAGCTCTCTACAAATACAAAATCCCGACCAAACCTCCAAATTCTGCTTCTGTCTACCCTTTCTCCACCTCCTTCATCTTCTCCATCGCTCCGATCAAGAATGCTCTTCCCGGCCACGGCATGGTCTTCCTCTTCACGCCCGCCGAGGGCATAAACGGAACCAGCTCCACCGAGCATTTAGGGCTGTTCAACTTCACAAACAGAGGCAGCTCCAAGAACCATGTTTTCGGGGTCGAGTTCGACGTGTTCAAGAACCAGGAGTTCAATGACATAAATGACAACCATGTGGGAATTGATGTGAACTCATTGGAGTCGCTTGATGCATACGAAGCGGGGTATTGGACTGGAAATAAGGTCTTCAAGAAGTTGAAGCTCAACAATGGCGTCAATTACCAGGCTTGGATTGATTATAGGGATTCGGTGATTAATGTGACTATGGTGAAAGCTGGGATGCCGAGGCCGACGACTCCATTGTTGAGTTATGTTTATAATCTTTCTGATGTTTTGGAGGAGGAAATGTTTGTAGGGTTTACAGGCTCGACGGGGGCGTTAGTTGAGAGACATATGATTTTGGCTTGGAGTTTCAGCAATTCTAATTTTTCTATGGGTGAGAGTTTGATCACTTCTGGATTGCCTAATTTTGTGCTTCCTAAGGCATCGATTTTTGAGTCTAAAGGGTTTATTGCTGGAGTTACAGTAGGGGGTTTCATTGCAGCTTGTGTGATTGCTCTGTTTACTCTGTTTTTGAtcaagaggaagaggaggaggaaaaGGGAGAGAGATGAAATGGAGGATTGGGAATTGGAGTACTGGCCTCACCGGATTACTTTCTCGGAGATTGAAGCAGCGACGAATGGGTTTGGGGAGGAAAATGTGATTGGTATTGGAGGGAATGGGAAGGTTTACAAGG encodes:
- the LOC126788228 gene encoding L-type lectin-domain containing receptor kinase VII.1: MSTLLLIFLILLSLHPLSAVDFIFNGFNSSSDLLFFGNATVSSQILTLTNATSFSIGRALYKYKIPTKPPNSASVYPFSTSFIFSIAPIKNALPGHGMVFLFTPAEGINGTSSTEHLGLFNFTNRGSSKNHVFGVEFDVFKNQEFNDINDNHVGIDVNSLESLDAYEAGYWTGNKVFKKLKLNNGVNYQAWIDYRDSVINVTMVKAGMPRPTTPLLSYVYNLSDVLEEEMFVGFTGSTGALVERHMILAWSFSNSNFSMGESLITSGLPNFVLPKASIFESKGFIAGVTVGGFIAACVIALFTLFLIKRKRRRKRERDEMEDWELEYWPHRITFSEIEAATNGFGEENVIGIGGNGKVYKGVLAGGAEIAVKRISPENNGMREFLAEISSIGRLKHRNLVGLRGWCKKEKGNFMLAYDYMENGSLDKLVFDCDESKMLDFEDRIRVLRDVASGVLYLHEGWESKVLHRDIKASNVLLDKEMNGRLGDFGLARMHGHGDVLGTTRVVGTVGYLAPEIIHVGRASAQTDVFGFGVLILEVLCGRRPIEEGKPPLVEWVWQLMGNGQLLNAFDEQLRSRGLGFNEEEVERVLHLGLLCAYPDPNARPSMRQVVKILEGKNDNEGGDESETEQMDAYLLHKLESKEMWSEFSHNFGYGLSSHPTFDDIKQSMSNSASLSWSSTSIVDDDFTRMRYFFVICNARPASEFCCRSLI